From one Triticum urartu cultivar G1812 chromosome 3, Tu2.1, whole genome shotgun sequence genomic stretch:
- the LOC125549608 gene encoding dof zinc finger protein DOF5.1-like: MIFAPAFLDSSSCWNMNHDQLQLQQIGGNTHITTAPSTAGPGDGGGNNNNLEGLMAGGGGGDGGGGGRNSKLMSMSERARLAGVPQPESGLNCPRCDSTNTKFCYFNNYSLTQPRHFCRACRRYWTRGGALHNVPVGGGYNFYSTTSNAPGN; encoded by the exons ATGATCTTCGCTCCTGCCTTCCTAGATTCATCAAGTTGCTGGAACATGAACCACGACCAGCTGCAG CTGCAGCAAATCGGCGGTAACACTCATATCACTACTGCTCCTTCAACTGCTGGTCCTGGTGATGGAGGAGGCAACAACAACAATCTGGAAGGATTAATGGccggaggaggtggtggtgatggtggcggcggcggcaggaatAGTAAGCTGATGTCGATGTCTGAGCGGGCGCGGCTGGCGGGGGTGCCGCAGCCAGAGTCGGGGCTCAACTGCCCGCGCTGCGACTCCACCAACACCAAGTTCTGCTACTTCAACAACTACTCGCTCACCCAGCCCCGCCACTTCTGCCGTGCATGCCGCCGCTACTGGACCCGCGGCGGCGCGCTCCACAATGTCCCCGT CGGCGGTGGCTACAATTTCTATTCCACAACCAGTAATGCACCTGGTAATTAG